Proteins from a single region of SAR324 cluster bacterium:
- a CDS encoding caspase family protein: protein MKYLICSLLVTLQLVPLVWSQTRAIQPVHIEVQTAQDETISYIYEESHALIIGVSDYNNSWSKLPGVKTDVMEVSRALEKNGFEVEVVEDPTLDELEIAIEDFIFDKGANPENRLLIYYAGHGHTMKLGYGGEMGFLVPADAPLPAKSNAIRFQRKVLSMQRIEEVAKSTSAKHVLFMFDSCFAGSVFLATRAAPSYIEVFTEEPVRQFITSGSADQEVPDISIFRRAFVDALEESADFDKDGYLTGSELGTYIQKRTAEDWRGELTPQYGNLFLRLERLRVSL, encoded by the coding sequence GTTACTCTCCAGTTGGTCCCTCTCGTCTGGTCACAGACTCGTGCCATTCAACCCGTCCACATCGAGGTGCAAACTGCCCAAGATGAAACAATCTCTTATATCTACGAAGAATCGCACGCTCTGATCATTGGGGTAAGTGATTACAACAACAGCTGGTCTAAGCTTCCTGGGGTCAAGACAGATGTTATGGAAGTTAGCAGGGCACTGGAGAAAAATGGCTTTGAGGTGGAGGTGGTTGAGGATCCAACACTCGATGAATTAGAGATAGCTATTGAGGATTTCATCTTTGACAAGGGAGCCAATCCGGAGAATCGACTGCTGATTTACTATGCCGGACATGGCCACACCATGAAGTTGGGCTATGGTGGCGAAATGGGTTTTCTAGTGCCAGCTGATGCACCCCTACCAGCCAAAAGTAACGCTATCCGATTCCAACGCAAAGTCTTGAGCATGCAACGCATTGAAGAAGTTGCCAAGAGCACCTCTGCCAAGCATGTCTTGTTCATGTTCGATTCCTGTTTTGCGGGCTCAGTATTTCTGGCGACCAGAGCTGCTCCTTCCTATATCGAAGTATTTACCGAGGAGCCAGTACGTCAATTCATCACTTCAGGGAGTGCTGACCAGGAAGTGCCAGACATTAGTATTTTCCGCCGTGCTTTCGTTGATGCTTTGGAAGAAAGTGCCGATTTTGACAAGGACGGCTACCTGACTGGTTCTGAATTGGGTACCTACATCCAGAAGCGAACAGCAGAAGATTGGAGGGGAGAGTTGACTCCACAGTATGGCAATTTGTTTTTAAGATTGGAAAGACTGAGAGTCAGTCTTTGA
- a CDS encoding pentapeptide repeat-containing protein yields MKANSDLAAQAWEVVKDSTNPKILEEYIRMFPTAPQRNLAKLKLMTLESPPPVQSTEGQVTVQVLFGEAAKQKLFRDNECVGCDLNGTSLSGNILRGANLKKASLRGADLRGTDLHEAKLREADLRGADLQRADLRGADLSNAEMRYADLNKANIKGASLINTKFCNTTMPDGSIANRDCYLAQQEITQSNKTPSGEAAKKKLLETKECVGCDL; encoded by the coding sequence TTGAAAGCCAATTCAGATTTAGCTGCACAAGCTTGGGAGGTGGTCAAGGATTCAACGAATCCCAAGATTCTGGAGGAATACATCAGGATGTTCCCCACAGCACCACAGCGGAATCTGGCAAAACTGAAACTGATGACATTGGAATCACCGCCCCCTGTTCAGTCGACAGAAGGCCAAGTGACGGTGCAAGTCCTTTTCGGTGAGGCGGCCAAGCAGAAACTTTTCAGGGATAATGAATGTGTTGGGTGTGATTTGAATGGAACCAGCCTAAGTGGAAATATCCTGCGTGGAGCTAACCTGAAGAAAGCTTCTCTGCGTGGGGCTGACTTGCGTGGGACGGATCTGCATGAAGCAAAACTGCGTGAAGCTGATTTACGTGGGGCCGATCTTCAAAGAGCTGACTTGCGTGGGGCTGACCTTTCTAATGCCGAAATGCGTTATGCTGACCTAAACAAGGCCAACATAAAGGGTGCTAGCCTGATAAATACTAAATTTTGCAACACGACAATGCCCGATGGTTCCATCGCCAATAGAGACTGTTACTTAGCCCAACAAGAAATAACTCAGAGCAACAAGACACCCAGTGGCGAAGCAGCTAAAAAGAAACTGCTGGAGACCAAGGAGTGTGTTGGGTGCGATTTGTGA
- a CDS encoding pentapeptide repeat-containing protein, with protein sequence MRGANLTESSLTGVILHNADLRYSDLGKANLSKADLRKANLWSADLRGANLREVDLSEAILISADLRHADLSGANLTDTNKHNAYLTGAKFCNTAMPDGSIANRDCYAAQQEITQ encoded by the coding sequence ATGAGGGGAGCCAACCTCACTGAATCAAGCTTGACGGGAGTTATACTGCACAACGCTGACCTACGTTACAGTGATTTAGGTAAAGCCAACTTGAGCAAAGCAGATTTACGTAAAGCTAACCTTTGGAGTGCCGACCTGCGTGGAGCTAACCTCCGTGAGGTAGATTTAAGTGAGGCAATACTCATAAGTGCTGACCTGCGTCATGCTGATTTAAGTGGCGCCAACTTAACTGATACTAATAAGCATAACGCCTACCTCACTGGAGCTAAATTCTGCAACACAGCAATGCCCGATGGTTCAATCGCCAATAGAGACTGTTACGCTGCCCAACAAGAAATAACTCAG